A single region of the Microcella sp. genome encodes:
- a CDS encoding energy-coupling factor ABC transporter ATP-binding protein: protein MAKKTPLPSPTEARASAAHAIVVNDARYVYPNGNVVALDGVSVTVEHGEILGIIGQNGSGKTTLTKLLNGLLKPSAGEVVVNGISTSGRTVQEMSAHIGYVFQNPNHQLFARTVQAELEFGPTNIGIEGDELADRVARAVEFFGLADVIDEHPYRVSFPIRKLVGIASIVTMEPSILILDEPSTGQDHQTTSIINDLMRKLADQGTTVVCVSHDMPLLADVVKRVIVMKDAQIIADASPREVFADKPLMARTNLQAPQITDIALQTVVPLGGPVALTPSELADDLVARLGRKG from the coding sequence GTGGCTAAGAAGACCCCGCTTCCCTCACCGACCGAGGCGCGCGCCAGCGCTGCCCACGCGATCGTCGTGAACGACGCGCGCTATGTGTACCCGAACGGCAACGTCGTCGCGCTCGATGGTGTGAGCGTCACCGTCGAGCACGGCGAGATTCTCGGCATCATCGGCCAGAACGGCTCGGGCAAGACCACGCTCACGAAGCTGCTCAACGGCCTGCTGAAGCCTTCGGCTGGCGAGGTCGTGGTCAACGGCATCTCGACCAGCGGGCGCACCGTGCAAGAGATGTCGGCGCACATCGGATACGTGTTCCAGAACCCCAATCACCAGCTCTTCGCCCGCACCGTGCAGGCCGAGCTCGAGTTTGGCCCGACCAACATCGGCATCGAGGGCGACGAGCTCGCCGACCGGGTCGCGCGAGCGGTCGAGTTCTTCGGGCTCGCTGACGTCATCGACGAGCATCCGTATCGCGTGAGCTTTCCGATCAGAAAGCTCGTGGGCATCGCGTCGATCGTCACGATGGAACCGTCGATTCTCATTCTCGACGAGCCCTCGACGGGTCAAGACCACCAGACCACGTCGATCATCAACGACCTCATGCGCAAGCTCGCCGATCAGGGCACGACGGTCGTCTGCGTGTCGCACGACATGCCGCTGCTCGCCGATGTGGTCAAGCGCGTCATCGTCATGAAAGATGCCCAGATCATCGCCGATGCCTCGCCGCGAGAGGTCTTCGCCGATAAGCCCCTCATGGCGCGCACCAACCTGCAGGCGCCTCAGATCACCGACATCGCCCTGCAGACCGTCGTGCCGCTGGGCGGGCCGGTTGCCCTGACCCCGTCAGAACTCGCCGACGATCTCGTCGCCCGACTCGGCCGCAAAGGCTAG
- a CDS encoding energy-coupling factor transporter transmembrane protein EcfT: MSMQGALPVALIPGDSAMHRIHPLPKMIWVVLYVVVAFMTQNIILLYSMAAFALFLAIVSGVIRPMLKAAFIIVPIGSSLLALQLMAPAVEQPWTQIAQFGPITLYEDGLYYGLVLLGRIVACLLMALVVVMTTHPSDLFTTLAKLKVPYTLNFMMAMTLQLIPVFQREVGIILSAQKSRGMKGNGFQAVLPSFVPVFVGAIERVQQLSISLESRGFGSAGIKTSYRQVKGKPTDWILAIVGVAGAATLGTMSIMRGGWNLRDLLVVEPATAVIVWTVSASLFLGIILFALILSFKQS; encoded by the coding sequence ATGTCAATGCAAGGAGCCCTTCCCGTCGCCCTCATTCCCGGCGACTCTGCGATGCACCGCATCCACCCGCTGCCGAAGATGATCTGGGTCGTGCTCTACGTCGTGGTGGCCTTCATGACGCAGAACATCATCCTGCTCTACAGCATGGCGGCCTTCGCCCTGTTCTTGGCGATCGTGAGCGGGGTGATCCGGCCCATGCTGAAGGCCGCGTTCATCATCGTGCCGATCGGCTCGTCGCTGCTGGCCCTGCAGCTCATGGCGCCCGCCGTCGAGCAGCCCTGGACCCAGATCGCCCAGTTCGGGCCGATCACGCTCTACGAAGACGGCCTCTACTACGGCCTCGTGCTGCTCGGCCGCATCGTCGCCTGTCTGCTCATGGCGCTCGTCGTCGTCATGACGACGCACCCGAGCGACCTCTTCACGACGCTGGCCAAGCTCAAGGTGCCGTACACGCTCAACTTCATGATGGCGATGACCCTGCAGCTGATTCCCGTGTTCCAGCGCGAGGTCGGCATCATTCTCAGCGCGCAGAAGTCTCGAGGCATGAAGGGCAACGGCTTTCAAGCGGTGCTGCCGAGCTTCGTGCCCGTCTTCGTCGGTGCCATCGAGCGCGTGCAGCAGCTGTCGATCTCGCTCGAGTCTCGTGGGTTCGGCTCTGCCGGCATCAAGACGTCGTACCGCCAGGTCAAAGGAAAGCCGACTGACTGGATTCTCGCCATTGTCGGCGTGGCAGGAGCCGCGACGCTCGGCACGATGTCGATCATGCGCGGCGGGTGGAACCTTCGCGACCTGCTCGTCGTCGAGCCCGCCACGGCCGTGATCGTCTGGACGGTCTCTGCCTCGCTCTTTCTCGGCATCATCCTGTTCGCGCTCATTCTGTCGTTCAAGCAGAGCTAG
- the rbfA gene encoding 30S ribosome-binding factor RbfA, producing MSGNPRARKVADRIKEVVAQRLDKGLRDPRLGFVTITDVQVTGDLQHASIFYTVLGTEQERADSAAALTAATGMLRTEVGRNLNTRLTPSIEFILDGIPENAASIEALLREARERDAQTESEAATAQYAGDPDPYIKPRELDEE from the coding sequence ATGTCAGGCAACCCTCGCGCCCGCAAGGTCGCCGACCGCATCAAAGAGGTCGTTGCTCAGCGACTCGACAAGGGTCTGCGCGACCCCAGGCTGGGGTTCGTGACCATCACCGACGTGCAAGTGACGGGCGATCTGCAGCACGCGTCGATCTTCTACACAGTGCTGGGCACCGAGCAAGAGCGCGCCGACAGCGCGGCGGCGCTGACCGCGGCGACGGGGATGCTCAGAACCGAGGTGGGCCGCAACCTCAACACGCGCCTCACCCCGTCGATCGAGTTCATTCTCGACGGCATTCCTGAGAACGCCGCGTCGATCGAGGCGCTGCTGCGCGAGGCTCGTGAGCGCGACGCGCAGACCGAGTCAGAGGCCGCGACGGCGCAGTACGCCGGTGACCCCGACCCCTACATCAAGCCGCGCGAGCTCGACGAAGAGTAG
- a CDS encoding SdpI family protein, with the protein MDITGEDALLLTGAFLIAGSLGFSAIMWLAASGRLRPNRWIGYRSDSLLQNAVAWEAGHRAALPIVIATSAAALLLAITGLLLPWIIAKAAVMFLAAVALFGGGLRGQVVADQAADDA; encoded by the coding sequence GTGGACATCACCGGCGAAGACGCCCTCCTGCTCACCGGCGCGTTTCTGATCGCCGGGTCACTCGGATTCAGCGCCATCATGTGGCTCGCCGCCAGCGGCCGGCTGCGCCCCAACCGATGGATCGGGTATCGCAGCGACAGCCTGCTGCAGAACGCGGTCGCCTGGGAGGCAGGGCACCGTGCTGCCCTGCCGATCGTGATCGCCACATCGGCCGCTGCACTGCTGCTCGCCATCACGGGCCTGCTGCTGCCCTGGATCATCGCGAAGGCCGCCGTCATGTTCCTGGCAGCCGTGGCGCTGTTCGGCGGCGGGCTGCGCGGGCAGGTGGTCGCCGATCAGGCCGCCGACGACGCGTGA
- a CDS encoding nucleoside hydrolase produces MTTKVIIDCDTGSDDAVAIMAAALHPALELVAVTTVNGNVPLENTTDNSLRVLDAIGSTVPVHPGAPRPLIRPDFPIPRDVLNAGREEFQKRKLDLPDPVSTASSQGAVDTLIAHYLGEDGPDTVLVAVGPLTNVAAALAAEPRLAARIPRLVIMGGARGWGNVSATAEFNFWVDPEAAAAVLSAGIADVLILPLDATHDAALSRAHCDRFESLGTPGAVATADLVRQRIDTYPGSEHTPFDAAPVHDALCIAALVRPDVLTHVVSAATAVETAGIFSVGALVIDDRPWSPLPHNARVALRADADIFADVLIEAFR; encoded by the coding sequence GTGACGACGAAGGTGATCATCGACTGCGACACCGGCTCTGACGACGCCGTGGCCATCATGGCGGCGGCGCTGCACCCCGCTCTCGAGCTCGTCGCCGTCACGACGGTGAACGGCAATGTTCCGCTCGAGAACACCACAGACAACTCGCTGCGCGTGCTCGATGCGATCGGCAGCACTGTTCCCGTGCATCCTGGCGCCCCTCGGCCGCTCATCCGGCCCGATTTCCCGATTCCGCGCGACGTGCTCAACGCGGGGCGCGAAGAATTCCAGAAGCGCAAGCTCGACCTGCCAGACCCGGTCTCGACGGCGTCGTCGCAGGGTGCTGTCGACACGCTCATCGCGCACTATCTCGGGGAGGACGGCCCTGACACGGTGCTCGTCGCCGTCGGCCCGCTCACCAACGTGGCCGCGGCCCTCGCGGCCGAGCCTCGGCTCGCGGCCCGTATTCCCCGCCTCGTGATCATGGGCGGGGCTCGAGGGTGGGGAAACGTCTCGGCCACGGCTGAGTTCAACTTCTGGGTCGACCCCGAGGCGGCGGCCGCAGTGCTGTCGGCGGGCATCGCCGATGTGCTCATCCTGCCGCTCGACGCGACGCACGATGCGGCACTCAGTCGCGCGCACTGCGATCGCTTCGAGTCTCTCGGCACGCCGGGTGCGGTGGCGACGGCGGATCTCGTGCGGCAGCGCATCGACACCTATCCGGGGTCAGAGCACACCCCCTTCGACGCCGCCCCCGTGCACGACGCTCTCTGCATCGCCGCACTCGTGCGACCCGACGTGCTGACTCACGTCGTGAGCGCCGCGACCGCTGTCGAGACCGCGGGAATCTTCAGTGTCGGGGCCCTCGTCATCGACGATCGCCCGTGGTCGCCACTGCCGCACAACGCTCGCGTCGCCCTGCGCGCCGATGCCGACATCTTCGCCGACGTTCTCATCGAGGCGTTCCGATGA
- a CDS encoding GntR family transcriptional regulator → MAIFERRQPAATVDRSGPTALHTQISDTIRATIGSGAWPVGHRLPAEPELAVDLKVSRGTLRRALSTLVDEGLLTQSPGKGTYVIAVPTAPRAEGELRGIAEDFARQGLRLTTTVLRAELDVPDTAVSTVLHVLADEPVVCLTRVRSTDSTPIALLNNYVRADLAPGLEKLDLVSRTLFELLEVHFGLALAFARRDFAARAATAEVAQHLAVAVGAPVLHMTQTAYLADGRPIEHSEVWIASDEVHVSMVLERPQKFEVAL, encoded by the coding sequence ATGGCGATCTTCGAACGGCGTCAACCGGCCGCGACCGTCGACCGCTCTGGGCCCACGGCGCTGCACACTCAGATCTCAGACACGATCCGCGCCACGATCGGTTCGGGGGCGTGGCCGGTCGGTCATCGACTGCCGGCCGAGCCAGAGCTCGCCGTCGACCTGAAGGTGAGCAGGGGCACGCTGCGCCGCGCGCTGTCGACCCTGGTCGACGAGGGGCTGCTCACGCAGAGTCCAGGCAAGGGCACCTACGTCATCGCCGTGCCCACCGCCCCGCGAGCCGAAGGCGAGCTGCGCGGCATCGCCGAAGACTTCGCCCGGCAGGGCCTGCGGTTGACCACGACGGTGCTGCGGGCAGAGCTCGATGTGCCCGACACCGCGGTCAGCACGGTGCTGCACGTGCTCGCCGACGAGCCCGTCGTGTGCCTGACGCGCGTGCGAAGCACCGACTCCACTCCCATCGCCCTGCTCAACAACTACGTGCGCGCAGATCTCGCACCGGGTCTCGAGAAACTCGACCTCGTGAGTCGCACGCTGTTCGAGCTGCTCGAGGTGCACTTCGGCCTGGCGCTCGCCTTCGCGCGTCGCGACTTCGCGGCTCGAGCAGCGACGGCCGAGGTCGCGCAGCACCTCGCGGTCGCGGTGGGCGCGCCCGTGCTGCACATGACGCAGACGGCATATCTCGCCGATGGCCGGCCCATCGAGCACTCTGAGGTCTGGATCGCGAGCGACGAGGTGCACGTGAGCATGGTGCTCGAGCGCCCGCAGAAATTCGAGGTGGCATTGTGA
- the deoC gene encoding deoxyribose-phosphate aldolase encodes MTGASVDALTGSSLASVIQHTLIAADVTHDRVVAHAEECLQWGFNAAMVSGTWVREVAAVLSGSSVLVASALDFPIVGITTPAGKAAEAAQLVADGAQQLDIGCQIGWLKSGRFDDFRDDIAGVVRASGVPIKVMLELPLLTKHEREAAVELAMEAGAAYLKNASSGAVEIANADSIRWLADRARDGVRVKASGGITTTATVTELVEAGASLVGTSAGIAIVQGTADEMTRSY; translated from the coding sequence ATGACAGGGGCATCGGTCGATGCGCTGACGGGGTCGTCGCTCGCGAGCGTCATCCAGCACACGCTCATCGCGGCCGACGTCACGCACGATCGCGTGGTCGCTCATGCCGAAGAGTGCCTGCAGTGGGGCTTCAACGCTGCCATGGTCTCTGGCACCTGGGTGCGAGAGGTCGCCGCCGTGCTCTCTGGTTCAAGCGTGCTGGTCGCGTCGGCGCTCGATTTTCCGATCGTGGGCATCACGACCCCTGCCGGAAAAGCCGCAGAGGCAGCGCAACTGGTCGCCGACGGCGCGCAGCAGCTCGACATCGGCTGCCAGATCGGCTGGCTCAAGAGCGGTCGCTTCGACGATTTCAGAGACGACATCGCCGGTGTCGTGCGCGCGAGCGGGGTGCCGATCAAGGTCATGCTCGAGCTGCCGCTGCTGACGAAGCACGAGCGCGAAGCCGCAGTCGAACTGGCGATGGAGGCAGGGGCGGCGTATCTCAAGAATGCGAGCAGCGGCGCCGTCGAGATCGCCAACGCCGACAGCATCAGGTGGTTGGCCGATCGAGCACGCGACGGAGTCAGAGTGAAGGCCTCGGGGGGCATCACGACCACGGCCACGGTGACCGAGCTCGTCGAGGCGGGCGCCTCGCTCGTCGGCACGAGCGCGGGCATCGCCATCGTGCAGGGCACCGCCGATGAGATGACGCGGAGCTACTGA
- a CDS encoding energy-coupling factor ABC transporter ATP-binding protein: protein MTEPIITFDNVTYSYPGTEEPALDSIDFSVMPGEYVAVLGLNGAGKTTLGLCVNGVVPTMLGGEMTGTVTVAGLEVGEYAVREMAKVVGMVFDNPEFQMSQLSVAEEIALGLENAGVPYEDMIRIIPETLELVGLAGFEKRSPLGLSGGQQQRLAIAAVLAMSPQILIMDEPTSNLDPIGKQEVFDMAATLNKQKGMTVIVIEHEVEVMARYADRVVVLDHGRVVMNGTPQEIFSRVDELAALHLRVPESAALATMLAEHKLWKGEIPTRTESAVDAINSRLEA from the coding sequence ATGACCGAACCCATCATCACGTTTGACAACGTCACCTACAGCTATCCCGGCACAGAAGAGCCGGCCCTCGACTCCATCGATTTCTCTGTCATGCCCGGCGAGTACGTCGCCGTGCTGGGGCTCAACGGCGCTGGCAAGACCACGCTGGGGCTCTGCGTCAACGGCGTCGTTCCCACCATGCTCGGTGGCGAGATGACCGGCACGGTCACCGTCGCCGGCCTCGAGGTCGGCGAGTACGCCGTTCGCGAGATGGCGAAGGTCGTCGGCATGGTCTTCGACAACCCCGAGTTTCAGATGAGCCAGCTCTCGGTCGCTGAAGAGATCGCGCTCGGCCTCGAGAACGCCGGTGTGCCCTACGAAGACATGATCCGCATCATTCCCGAGACGCTCGAGCTCGTCGGGCTCGCGGGTTTCGAGAAGCGTTCGCCCCTCGGGCTCTCGGGTGGCCAGCAGCAGCGGCTCGCGATCGCGGCGGTGCTCGCCATGAGCCCGCAGATTCTCATCATGGACGAGCCGACGTCGAACCTCGACCCCATCGGCAAGCAAGAAGTCTTCGACATGGCGGCGACCCTCAACAAGCAGAAGGGCATGACCGTCATCGTCATCGAGCACGAGGTCGAGGTCATGGCGCGCTACGCCGACCGCGTCGTGGTGCTCGACCACGGTCGCGTCGTCATGAACGGCACGCCTCAAGAGATCTTCAGCCGAGTCGACGAGCTCGCCGCTCTGCACCTGAGGGTGCCCGAGAGCGCCGCTCTCGCCACGATGCTCGCCGAGCACAAGCTCTGGAAGGGCGAGATTCCGACCCGCACCGAATCCGCCGTCGACGCCATCAACTCACGACTGGAGGCCTGA
- a CDS encoding ribokinase: MTIAVLGGYGVGITMRVPRMPRAGETVSGGVLSREHGGKGSNQAIAIARWGGSPALITAVGDDVEGRSARDLWASESVDATAVATVDAATMAGVILVDGAGENRIAIAAGALDSVWGARVEPLAAHALSDADALVISLEIPHDAALQCAALARRAGITVILNPAPAEGVPVELWQSADVLVPNQSEARALLGDDGDAEGSHVDDDLALARRLAERASGTVVVTCGEAGAVIADRAGVRRVTAPAVAVIDTTGAGDTFVGVLAAELVRGVDLDDAVDTACRAAAHSVTRHGVVDGIPRRDEIIREVA; encoded by the coding sequence ATGACGATCGCAGTTCTCGGCGGGTACGGCGTCGGAATCACGATGCGCGTTCCCCGCATGCCGCGGGCCGGCGAGACGGTCTCGGGCGGCGTGCTGAGCCGAGAGCACGGTGGCAAGGGCTCGAATCAGGCCATCGCCATCGCGCGGTGGGGCGGCAGCCCCGCGTTGATCACCGCGGTGGGCGATGACGTCGAAGGCCGAAGTGCTCGCGATCTGTGGGCGAGCGAGTCGGTCGATGCCACGGCCGTGGCCACGGTCGACGCCGCCACCATGGCGGGCGTCATCCTGGTCGACGGAGCGGGAGAGAACCGCATCGCGATCGCTGCGGGCGCGCTCGACTCTGTGTGGGGTGCACGAGTCGAGCCGCTCGCGGCTCACGCCCTCAGCGATGCCGATGCCCTCGTGATCTCGCTCGAGATTCCGCACGACGCTGCGCTGCAGTGCGCCGCGCTCGCGCGCCGGGCCGGCATCACCGTGATCCTCAACCCCGCCCCCGCCGAGGGGGTGCCGGTCGAGCTGTGGCAGAGCGCCGACGTGCTCGTGCCGAACCAGTCCGAAGCCCGCGCGCTGCTCGGTGACGACGGCGATGCTGAGGGCTCGCACGTGGATGACGACCTCGCACTCGCCCGACGACTCGCCGAGCGGGCGTCTGGCACGGTCGTGGTGACCTGCGGCGAGGCAGGCGCAGTCATCGCCGATCGAGCAGGGGTGCGCCGCGTCACCGCGCCAGCGGTCGCCGTCATCGACACGACCGGCGCAGGCGACACGTTCGTCGGCGTGCTCGCGGCAGAGCTCGTGCGGGGCGTCGACCTCGACGACGCTGTCGACACCGCGTGCCGCGCGGCCGCGCATTCGGTGACGCGTCACGGAGTGGTCGACGGCATTCCTCGTCGCGACGAGATCATTCGGGAGGTGGCATGA
- a CDS encoding ECF transporter S component, with translation MTNAPVASAPKKSSRFNRNNLPTTLIVTLIPVCVALNIVGGYIASALRLPVYLDMIGTAISAIVLGPWWGALVGVLTNTGSALITGPVSLPFALVNVVGALLWGYGVRSWGLGRTIPRFFLLNIIVAVACTIVAAPIIVLVFGGATGAGADALTGTFLAVGQNLVGSVLSSNILTSLADKIIAGFVALAIIEALPKSLTQNLDIVKATPLKGVLLAVAGVVVGVLIVVVFLAINAGA, from the coding sequence ATGACCAACGCCCCAGTGGCGTCTGCTCCGAAGAAGAGCAGCCGCTTCAACCGCAACAACCTGCCGACGACACTCATCGTCACGCTCATTCCGGTGTGTGTGGCGCTCAACATCGTCGGCGGCTACATCGCCTCAGCATTGCGACTGCCGGTCTACCTCGACATGATCGGCACCGCGATCTCGGCGATCGTGCTCGGCCCCTGGTGGGGCGCGCTCGTCGGTGTTCTCACCAACACCGGCTCGGCACTCATCACCGGACCGGTGAGCCTGCCGTTCGCGCTCGTCAACGTCGTCGGCGCCCTGCTCTGGGGCTACGGCGTGCGCTCGTGGGGCCTCGGCCGCACGATTCCGCGGTTCTTCCTGCTGAACATCATCGTCGCCGTCGCGTGCACCATCGTTGCGGCCCCGATCATCGTTCTGGTCTTCGGTGGAGCGACCGGTGCGGGTGCTGATGCACTGACCGGAACCTTCCTCGCAGTCGGGCAGAACCTCGTGGGTTCAGTGCTCTCGTCGAACATCCTGACGTCTCTGGCAGACAAGATCATCGCGGGCTTCGTAGCGCTCGCGATCATCGAAGCGCTGCCGAAATCGTTGACGCAGAATCTCGACATAGTGAAGGCGACACCACTCAAGGGCGTTCTGCTCGCCGTTGCCGGTGTCGTCGTCGGTGTGCTGATCGTCGTCGTGTTCCTCGCCATCAACGCGGGCGCCTAG
- a CDS encoding nucleoside phosphorylase produces MAVTTHDDRQHHIQVAPGEVGRYVFLPGDPGRCEPIARLFDDPVLIASNREYETWTGTLDGEKVSVTSTGIGCPSAAIAMEELVKVGADTFVRVGTSGAMQPEIVPGDLGVISGAIRDEGTTLHYLPVEFPAVADIDVTRALTVGARSLGRTVHVGISQSKDSFYGQHEPGRMPVAPRLRDRWAAWMAGGAICSEMEAAALYIVASTLRVRAGGIMLILGHHDQSPMTEEEEAMGSMDNLLPAAIAGMRELIARDREAAA; encoded by the coding sequence ATGGCCGTCACCACACACGACGACCGGCAGCATCACATTCAGGTGGCACCCGGCGAGGTCGGACGCTACGTCTTCTTGCCCGGCGACCCCGGTCGGTGCGAGCCCATCGCCCGCTTGTTCGACGACCCCGTGCTCATCGCCAGCAATCGTGAGTATGAGACCTGGACGGGAACGCTCGACGGCGAGAAGGTCTCGGTCACCTCGACCGGCATCGGCTGCCCGTCGGCGGCGATCGCGATGGAAGAGCTCGTCAAGGTCGGCGCCGACACCTTCGTGCGCGTGGGCACCTCGGGCGCGATGCAGCCCGAGATCGTGCCAGGAGACCTCGGCGTCATCAGCGGTGCGATCCGCGACGAAGGCACCACGCTGCACTACCTTCCCGTCGAGTTTCCGGCAGTGGCAGACATCGATGTGACGCGCGCGCTGACGGTGGGCGCTCGGTCGCTCGGTCGCACGGTGCACGTCGGCATCAGCCAGTCGAAAGACTCGTTCTACGGCCAGCACGAGCCCGGGCGCATGCCCGTCGCGCCGCGACTGCGCGACCGCTGGGCCGCGTGGATGGCCGGCGGTGCGATCTGCTCTGAGATGGAGGCGGCCGCGCTCTACATCGTGGCCTCGACCCTGAGGGTGCGCGCGGGCGGCATCATGCTCATCCTCGGGCATCACGATCAATCGCCGATGACTGAAGAAGAAGAGGCGATGGGCTCGATGGACAACCTGCTGCCTGCGGCGATCGCCGGC